From the Serratia nematodiphila DZ0503SBS1 genome, one window contains:
- a CDS encoding YhdT family protein, whose translation MDKRFIQAHREARWALGLTLLYLLAWGLAAYLPDSAIGVTGLPHWFEMACLLVPLLFIGLCWLMVRTVFRDISLEDRDAN comes from the coding sequence ATGGACAAACGCTTTATTCAGGCGCACCGCGAAGCGCGCTGGGCGCTGGGGCTGACGCTGCTCTACCTGCTGGCCTGGGGGCTGGCGGCCTACCTGCCGGACAGCGCCATCGGCGTCACCGGCCTGCCGCACTGGTTCGAAATGGCCTGCCTGCTGGTGCCGCTGCTGTTCATCGGCCTGTGCTGGCTGATGGTGCGCACGGTGTTCCGCGACATTTCGCTGGAGGACCGCGATGCAAACTGA
- the panF gene encoding sodium/pantothenate symporter translates to MQTEVILPLVAYLLLVFGLSVYAYRRRQNGNFLSEYFLGNRSMGGFVLAMTLTATYISASSFIGGPGAAYKYGLGWVLLAMIQLPAVWLSLGVLGKKFAILARRYNAITLNDMLYGRYQSRLLVWLASLSLLVAFLGAMTVQFIGGARLLETAAGIPYDTGLLIFGISIALYTAFGGFRASVLNDAMQGLVMLLGTVLLLVAVIHAAGGLDSAVSKLQQIDPALVSPQGGDQILSLPFMASFWILVCFGVIGLPHTAVRCITYKDSKAVHRGILLGTVVVAVLMFGMHLAGALGRAVLPDLKIPDQVIPTLMITVLPPYAAGIFLAAPMAAIMSTINAQLLQSSATIIKDLYLGVRPQQIHNERLIKRFSSLTTLILGLLVLLAAWRPPEMIIWLNLLAFGGLEAVFLWPLVLGLYWERANAQGALSSMVSGAVCYTLLASFNLQPAGLHPIVPSLLLSLLAFYLGNVVGEKRRAASSLPS, encoded by the coding sequence ATGCAAACTGAAGTGATCCTGCCGCTGGTCGCCTACCTGTTGCTGGTGTTCGGCCTGTCGGTGTACGCCTATCGACGCCGCCAGAACGGAAACTTCCTCAGCGAATATTTCCTCGGCAACCGCTCGATGGGCGGCTTTGTGCTGGCGATGACCCTGACCGCCACCTACATCAGCGCCAGTTCGTTTATCGGCGGGCCCGGCGCCGCCTACAAATACGGCCTGGGCTGGGTGCTGCTGGCGATGATCCAACTGCCGGCGGTGTGGCTGTCGCTCGGCGTGCTGGGCAAGAAATTCGCCATCCTGGCGCGGCGCTACAACGCCATTACTCTCAATGACATGCTGTATGGCCGCTACCAAAGCCGCCTGCTGGTGTGGCTGGCCAGCCTCAGCCTGCTGGTGGCGTTCCTCGGCGCCATGACGGTGCAGTTCATCGGCGGCGCACGCCTGCTGGAGACCGCCGCCGGCATTCCTTACGACACCGGCCTGTTGATCTTCGGCATCAGCATCGCGCTGTACACCGCCTTCGGCGGCTTCCGCGCCAGCGTGCTGAACGACGCCATGCAGGGGCTGGTGATGCTGCTCGGCACCGTGCTGCTGCTGGTGGCCGTGATCCATGCCGCCGGCGGACTGGACAGCGCAGTGAGCAAACTGCAGCAGATCGATCCGGCGCTGGTGTCGCCGCAGGGCGGCGATCAGATCCTCAGCCTGCCGTTTATGGCGTCATTTTGGATCCTGGTGTGCTTCGGGGTGATCGGCCTGCCGCACACCGCCGTGCGCTGCATCACCTACAAGGACAGCAAGGCGGTGCATCGCGGCATTCTGCTCGGCACCGTGGTGGTGGCGGTGCTGATGTTCGGCATGCACCTGGCCGGCGCGCTCGGCCGCGCGGTGTTGCCGGATCTCAAGATCCCCGACCAGGTGATCCCGACGCTGATGATCACCGTGCTGCCGCCGTACGCCGCCGGGATCTTTTTGGCGGCGCCGATGGCGGCGATCATGTCGACCATCAACGCCCAGTTGCTGCAATCCTCCGCCACCATCATCAAGGATCTCTACCTTGGCGTGCGGCCGCAGCAGATCCACAACGAGCGGCTGATCAAGCGCTTCTCCAGCCTGACCACGCTGATCCTCGGCCTGCTGGTGCTGCTGGCGGCCTGGCGCCCGCCGGAGATGATCATCTGGCTCAACCTGCTGGCTTTCGGCGGGCTGGAGGCGGTCTTCCTGTGGCCGCTGGTGCTGGGCCTGTATTGGGAACGCGCCAATGCTCAGGGAGCGCTTAGCTCAATGGTGTCGGGTGCGGTATGCTATACGCTATTGGCCAGCTTCAACCTGCAACCGGCGGGGCTGCATCCTATCGTGCCTTCGCTGTTGCTCAGCCTGTTGGCGTTTTATCTCGGTAACGTCGTCGGCGAAAAGCGCCGGGCGGCGTCATCATTACCCTCTTGA
- a CDS encoding MDR family MFS transporter translates to MRSTFIPYFPKEIWVIFIGTFLTRACFFMIWPFITILMRNNYAMTPVEIGVMMSVSLIVSISFGYLFGGASDKYGRRTLIILGAIAAIISFSVLALANSPAWYFVGILLNGISRSLIEPASKAVIGDILHDRQERERALNIRYFLMNVGAAVGPLVGVALGLTAQKATFFVTALSFLCYLLLVLAVFKAGHGKETRNATFSFIGSLRIIWNDQAFKVLVVANILVMLVYGQIDVTLPQYLMISQVYNPEYLLSVLIFINAATVITLQYFTERFTRRMSLALKTSLGVFFLALSQIVFLLVSSESWVLWLVAMFLLSLGEVILFPTLNIQIDRMAPANLKGAYFGAATFYEFGLALAPFVGGLLLKQGGGGALYAVMFFLCIGVIVLYTISERISEKRTITA, encoded by the coding sequence TTGAGGTCAACATTCATCCCTTATTTCCCAAAAGAAATATGGGTTATCTTTATCGGGACGTTTTTGACGCGCGCCTGCTTTTTCATGATTTGGCCATTCATTACCATTCTCATGAGAAATAACTACGCGATGACTCCGGTGGAAATCGGCGTCATGATGAGCGTATCACTTATCGTGTCTATTTCTTTCGGCTATCTCTTCGGTGGCGCATCAGACAAATATGGCCGTCGCACGTTGATTATTCTCGGTGCAATTGCCGCTATCATTTCATTTAGCGTACTTGCGTTGGCCAACTCACCGGCGTGGTATTTTGTCGGTATTTTACTCAATGGCATTTCGCGCTCATTGATCGAACCCGCCAGCAAAGCGGTGATCGGCGATATTCTCCATGACAGGCAAGAGCGAGAACGCGCGTTGAACATCCGCTACTTCCTGATGAACGTGGGCGCAGCCGTAGGCCCATTAGTGGGTGTCGCTCTCGGGCTGACGGCGCAGAAAGCCACCTTCTTCGTCACCGCATTGTCGTTCCTTTGCTATTTGCTGCTGGTGCTCGCGGTATTCAAAGCGGGGCACGGTAAAGAAACGCGCAACGCCACCTTCTCGTTCATTGGCTCTTTGCGGATTATCTGGAACGATCAGGCGTTCAAGGTGTTGGTAGTCGCCAACATTTTGGTGATGCTGGTCTACGGGCAGATCGACGTGACGCTGCCGCAATACCTCATGATCAGTCAGGTGTACAACCCCGAATACCTGCTCAGCGTGCTGATATTCATCAATGCAGCCACGGTGATAACGCTGCAGTATTTCACCGAGCGCTTTACCCGTCGCATGTCATTGGCACTGAAAACCAGCCTGGGCGTGTTCTTTCTCGCGCTTTCACAAATTGTCTTCCTGCTGGTTTCCAGTGAAAGCTGGGTGCTGTGGTTGGTCGCCATGTTCCTGCTCAGCCTCGGCGAAGTCATCCTGTTCCCTACGCTCAATATACAAATTGATCGTATGGCGCCGGCTAACCTAAAAGGGGCTTACTTCGGTGCCGCCACGTTTTACGAATTTGGCCTGGCGCTCGCCCCTTTTGTCGGCGGTTTGCTGTTAAAACAAGGTGGCGGTGGCGCCCTGTATGCCGTGATGTTCTTTTTATGCATCGGCGTCATCGTTCTTTATACTATTTCGGAAAGAATATCTGAGAAAAGAACGATAACCGCGTGA
- a CDS encoding cupin domain-containing protein, whose amino-acid sequence MSNVLMSHVTEYDRKPVFSLYHRADMETIKSIKENGIEKLLGEVKNFRANEEMNRFIPERARLAVSWVRLAKNEKLDVHVHPISSLYIICEGEAILLGDGVDRRAVPGDVICIPPGADHGFIGAGDNGYWGLSIQFEERGLYEDPSKPLVTFDQDPYAYYHQLKAHNARYIERYQDNPIFTAFAKDKTFSEAKKSLFLDYLQILSDQFQKMVLLRSALCEDVRFSRFFSEHLKEEFGHDEVLRNSRDNLQVREDAIFEALCIWFNHQMITLDNLEQAILVHFVIEGSAFVFYNNIKHVFDPSKQNHFEDHSEFDGDHQEVDKAFFKGMTEEQFQRVKAVLDKGWSMVEKQYARLAELIEA is encoded by the coding sequence ATGAGTAATGTCTTAATGAGCCATGTAACTGAATACGACCGTAAGCCCGTGTTTTCCCTGTACCACCGTGCTGACATGGAAACCATAAAAAGCATTAAGGAAAACGGGATTGAGAAGCTTTTGGGCGAAGTGAAGAATTTCCGCGCCAATGAGGAAATGAACCGCTTTATTCCCGAACGGGCACGCCTGGCTGTAAGCTGGGTGCGTCTGGCGAAAAACGAAAAGCTGGATGTGCATGTTCATCCAATATCTTCGCTGTATATCATTTGTGAAGGGGAAGCGATCCTGCTGGGAGACGGCGTTGACCGCCGGGCCGTTCCAGGCGATGTCATCTGCATTCCGCCAGGCGCGGATCACGGCTTCATCGGCGCGGGCGACAACGGCTACTGGGGGTTGTCAATCCAGTTTGAGGAGCGCGGGCTCTATGAAGATCCCAGCAAGCCGCTGGTGACTTTCGATCAAGATCCCTACGCTTACTACCATCAGCTTAAAGCGCATAACGCCCGCTACATCGAGCGCTACCAGGACAACCCGATCTTTACCGCATTCGCCAAGGATAAAACGTTCTCCGAGGCGAAAAAATCCTTGTTCCTGGACTACCTGCAGATCCTGTCCGATCAGTTCCAAAAAATGGTGCTGCTGCGTAGCGCACTGTGTGAAGACGTTCGCTTCTCGCGTTTCTTCAGTGAACATCTGAAAGAAGAATTCGGCCATGACGAGGTGCTGCGCAACAGCCGCGACAACCTCCAGGTTCGCGAAGACGCGATCTTTGAAGCGCTGTGCATCTGGTTCAACCATCAGATGATCACGCTGGATAATCTGGAACAGGCTATCCTGGTGCACTTTGTCATCGAAGGTTCGGCTTTCGTGTTCTATAACAACATCAAACACGTGTTCGATCCGAGCAAACAGAACCATTTCGAGGATCACTCCGAATTCGATGGCGATCATCAGGAAGTGGATAAAGCGTTCTTCAAGGGGATGACCGAAGAACAATTCCAGCGTGTCAAAGCCGTACTCGATAAAGGGTGGAGTATGGTTGAGAAGCAGTATGCAAGACTGGCCGAACTGATCGAAGCATAA
- a CDS encoding lactate/malate family dehydrogenase, with amino-acid sequence MKIVLLGFGGIGQETLNALLSTTERRGSVNEVVIICRNTEKYSAVCEDILDGLLAEALFSRHNRTSLPKIVVTDDYRHIDGADVILCCYGVPSTFPMHDRQALLDDHVRLSEAIFSRAKPFIAPGCHIINAVNPVDSISYYIDKILLDSRCRVIGIGAAHNTARLLKSICRISGIDMQRIDARSLTVCGEHGAGLVPLLSQVTTDEGPLNQLLSAQALAQIVTDTRNQGLDIFHKMRRPPKYGPAASILILLERIIQRDETPCCGSVWLPELGVFMSWPLALRDGVFTPLSLMPNQDEQQQIHQAALKLKNIIQGFS; translated from the coding sequence ATGAAAATTGTTTTATTGGGATTCGGCGGCATTGGGCAAGAGACGCTAAACGCGCTGTTAAGTACGACCGAGCGACGTGGCAGCGTCAATGAAGTCGTGATCATCTGCCGAAATACCGAAAAGTATTCAGCCGTTTGCGAAGATATTCTTGATGGCCTGCTGGCGGAAGCGCTCTTCTCACGCCATAACCGAACGTCTTTACCCAAGATTGTTGTGACGGATGACTACCGCCACATCGACGGGGCTGACGTGATCCTCTGTTGCTATGGCGTGCCTTCAACCTTTCCGATGCATGACCGCCAGGCGTTGCTGGACGATCACGTACGGCTCAGCGAGGCCATTTTTAGCCGAGCCAAACCCTTCATTGCTCCCGGCTGTCACATCATCAATGCGGTCAATCCGGTGGATAGCATCAGCTATTACATCGATAAAATCCTGCTCGATTCTCGCTGCCGGGTGATAGGCATCGGCGCCGCGCACAACACCGCCAGGCTGCTGAAAAGCATCTGCCGCATTTCCGGGATCGACATGCAGCGCATCGACGCGCGTAGCCTGACAGTCTGCGGCGAGCACGGCGCCGGGTTGGTGCCCTTGCTCAGCCAGGTAACAACCGACGAGGGACCGCTGAACCAGCTACTTTCGGCGCAGGCGCTGGCGCAAATCGTCACCGATACCCGCAATCAAGGGTTGGACATATTTCACAAAATGCGGCGCCCTCCTAAATATGGCCCGGCCGCCTCCATTCTTATCTTGCTTGAGCGCATCATCCAACGGGACGAAACCCCCTGCTGCGGTTCGGTCTGGCTGCCGGAACTGGGCGTGTTCATGTCCTGGCCGCTGGCTCTGCGCGACGGCGTCTTTACGCCGCTGTCGCTGATGCCCAATCAGGATGAGCAACAACAAATCCACCAGGCAGCGCTCAAGTTAAAAAACATCATCCAAGGTTTTAGCTGA